The proteins below are encoded in one region of Pseudomonas sp. SCB32:
- a CDS encoding DUF5074 domain-containing protein — MKRTNAEILGEFGPFPGVDAVHGVTFDGERVWLAVGERLLALDPDSGETVRTLNVPGDAGTAFDGRHLYQIADARIQKIDLATGEVLASIPAPGNGADSGLAWAEGTLWVGQYRERKIHQIDPDSGKVLRTLESNSFVTGVSWVDGELWHGTWENEHSDIRRIDPGTGEVLESVEMPAGIGVSGLESDGGERFFCGGGGSGKLRAVRRPTRRTA; from the coding sequence ATGAAACGCACCAATGCCGAAATCCTCGGCGAATTCGGCCCCTTCCCCGGGGTCGACGCGGTACACGGCGTCACCTTCGACGGCGAGCGCGTGTGGCTTGCCGTCGGTGAGCGGCTGCTCGCCCTCGACCCGGACAGCGGCGAAACCGTGCGCACCCTGAACGTCCCCGGAGACGCCGGCACGGCCTTCGATGGCCGGCACCTTTACCAGATCGCCGACGCGCGCATCCAGAAGATCGATCTGGCGACCGGCGAAGTGCTGGCCAGCATCCCGGCCCCCGGCAACGGCGCGGACTCGGGGCTGGCCTGGGCCGAAGGCACGCTCTGGGTCGGGCAGTACCGCGAGCGGAAGATCCACCAGATCGACCCGGACAGCGGGAAGGTGCTGCGCACGCTGGAGTCCAACAGCTTCGTCACCGGGGTGTCCTGGGTCGACGGCGAGCTCTGGCATGGCACCTGGGAGAACGAGCACAGCGACATCCGGCGCATCGACCCCGGCACCGGCGAAGTGCTGGAGAGCGTGGAGATGCCCGCCGGCATTGGCGTCTCCGGGCTGGAATCCGACGGTGGCGAGCGCTTTTTCTGCGGCGGTGGCGGCAGCGGCAAGCTGCGTGCCGTGCGCAGGCCCACCCGGCGCACAGCCTGA
- a CDS encoding helix-turn-helix domain-containing protein, which translates to MDSLVTAAARALAAGDPLAALNRIALRDDPSALALRGIAMAQLGDLSRARLLLRRAARAFGPREAMSRARCIVAEAEVALASRDLGWQPRALAAARMTLETHGDRVNAAHASYLEIRRLLLIGRVDDAERQLAELDPATLPPALGTTHALITAGIALRRVQSATARDALSHALLHAQRAGIPALLAEVERATAMLDAPAARLIDGSDARPLRLDEVERLRGSDALLVDACRYAVCRGEAAISLARRPVLFCLAQVLAESWPADVPRNTLIARAFRTHSPDETHRARLRVEIGRLRKALVALAEVKATPRGFTLAPLATREVRVLARPLDERHAGVLACLADGEAWSSSALALALGASQRTVQRALDTLAENGKVQSFGQGRARRWTAPTVPGFATTLLLPTPWSGN; encoded by the coding sequence ATGGACTCACTGGTAACGGCTGCCGCGCGGGCGCTGGCGGCGGGTGATCCGCTGGCGGCGCTGAACCGCATCGCCCTGCGCGACGATCCGTCGGCGCTGGCCTTGCGCGGCATCGCCATGGCGCAGCTCGGCGACCTCTCCCGCGCCCGCCTTTTGCTGCGCCGGGCGGCCCGCGCCTTCGGGCCACGGGAGGCGATGTCGCGCGCCCGCTGCATCGTCGCCGAAGCGGAAGTGGCGCTCGCCAGCCGTGATCTTGGCTGGCAGCCCCGCGCGCTGGCCGCCGCACGAATGACGCTGGAGACCCACGGCGACCGGGTGAACGCCGCCCACGCCAGTTACCTGGAAATCCGCCGCCTGCTGCTGATCGGCCGTGTCGACGATGCCGAGCGGCAACTGGCGGAACTCGATCCCGCTACCCTGCCCCCCGCCCTGGGCACGACCCACGCGCTGATCACCGCCGGCATCGCGCTGCGCCGCGTGCAGAGTGCGACAGCTCGTGACGCCCTGTCCCATGCCCTGCTCCATGCACAGCGGGCCGGTATTCCCGCGCTGCTGGCGGAGGTCGAGCGGGCCACGGCGATGCTCGACGCCCCCGCCGCCCGACTGATCGACGGCAGCGACGCGCGACCGCTACGGCTCGATGAGGTCGAGCGCTTGCGCGGCTCCGATGCACTGCTGGTGGATGCCTGCCGCTACGCGGTATGCCGGGGCGAGGCGGCGATTTCGCTGGCGCGCCGGCCGGTACTGTTCTGCCTGGCCCAGGTGCTCGCCGAAAGCTGGCCCGCCGATGTGCCGCGCAATACGCTGATCGCCCGCGCCTTCCGCACCCACTCGCCGGACGAAACCCACCGCGCCCGCCTGCGGGTGGAGATCGGCCGGTTGCGCAAGGCGCTCGTCGCGCTGGCCGAGGTCAAGGCCACGCCCCGTGGCTTCACCCTGGCGCCGCTGGCCACGCGGGAAGTACGGGTGCTGGCCCGGCCGCTGGATGAGCGCCACGCAGGGGTGCTGGCGTGCCTGGCCGATGGCGAGGCCTGGTCGAGTTCGGCGCTGGCCCTGGCGCTGGGTGCCAGCCAGCGCACCGTGCAGCGCGCACTCGATACGCTGGCCGAGAACGGCAAGGTGCAGTCCTTCGGCCAGGGCCGCGCACGGCGCTGGACCGCGCCCACGGTGCCGGGTTTCGCGACGACCTTGTTACTCCCCACACCCTGGTCGGGAAACTAG
- a CDS encoding DUF899 domain-containing protein, giving the protein MATHPLATREQWLAARLELLDAEKALTRQSDELARRRQALPWVKVDKAYRFDTADGPSTLADLFQGRSQLLVYHFMFGPDYSAGCPSCSAIVDGFDGSVVHLAHHDVTLCAVSRAPLEKLQVYQRRMGWRFPWVSSKGSDFNFDFNVAFTQEQQRAGTIDYNYGRREPALDVSRIPETMTRFAARCGTDAPTFARERPGLSTFIREDGVIYHCYSTYARGLDALWSMYTWLDRAPLGRNEHGLWWRRHDEY; this is encoded by the coding sequence ATGGCCACGCACCCCCTCGCCACCCGTGAACAATGGCTGGCGGCACGCCTGGAACTGCTCGACGCGGAAAAGGCCCTGACCCGCCAAAGCGACGAACTCGCCCGCCGGCGCCAGGCGCTGCCCTGGGTCAAGGTCGACAAGGCCTACCGCTTCGACACGGCGGACGGCCCTTCCACCCTGGCCGACCTGTTCCAGGGGCGTTCGCAACTGCTGGTCTACCACTTCATGTTCGGCCCCGACTACAGCGCCGGCTGCCCCTCCTGCTCGGCCATCGTCGACGGCTTCGACGGCAGCGTCGTGCACCTGGCCCATCATGACGTGACCCTTTGCGCGGTTTCCCGCGCACCGCTGGAGAAGCTGCAGGTCTACCAGCGACGCATGGGCTGGCGCTTCCCCTGGGTCTCCTCGAAGGGCAGCGACTTCAACTTCGACTTCAACGTCGCCTTCACCCAGGAACAGCAGCGCGCCGGCACCATCGACTACAACTACGGCCGCCGCGAGCCGGCCCTCGACGTCTCACGCATCCCTGAAACCATGACCCGCTTCGCCGCCCGCTGCGGCACCGACGCTCCGACCTTCGCCCGCGAGCGGCCGGGCCTGAGCACCTTCATCCGCGAGGACGGTGTCATCTACCACTGCTACTCCACCTATGCGCGCGGGCTGGATGCGCTGTGGAGCATGTACACCTGGCTGGACCGGGCGCCGCTTGGGCGCAACGAGCACGGCCTCTGGTGGCGGCGGCATGATGAATATTGA
- a CDS encoding nuclear transport factor 2 family protein → MPETYWIDRFEIEGLYVRYCDLVDSKRFDELGDVFMEEATGDYTQALGPGVISPNLKSLVASMHLNLGEGSNCGATHHNVGNFTIDIDIDGNSASTKVHYYAVHRGINDCAGALYSMWGQYEDRLEKTAAGWRVKARVYKCFLSEGPAAVVSASVR, encoded by the coding sequence ATGCCTGAAACCTATTGGATCGACCGTTTCGAAATCGAAGGCCTCTATGTCCGCTATTGCGACCTCGTCGACAGCAAGCGCTTCGATGAACTGGGCGATGTCTTCATGGAGGAAGCCACCGGGGACTACACCCAGGCCCTGGGCCCAGGCGTGATCAGCCCGAATCTCAAGAGCCTGGTCGCGTCCATGCACCTCAACCTGGGGGAAGGCTCCAACTGCGGCGCGACGCACCACAACGTAGGCAACTTCACCATCGACATCGACATCGACGGCAACTCCGCCAGCACCAAAGTCCATTACTACGCCGTCCATCGCGGCATCAATGACTGCGCGGGCGCGCTCTATTCGATGTGGGGGCAATACGAAGACCGGCTGGAAAAAACCGCGGCGGGCTGGCGGGTGAAGGCCAGGGTCTACAAGTGCTTCCTCTCGGAAGGGCCAGCTGCTGTGGTTAGCGCTTCGGTACGCTGA
- a CDS encoding class II aldolase and adducin N-terminal domain-containing protein: protein MPTESVAAFDAHAQDHAQARAELACAFRWTARLGMHEAIANHFSLALSEDGRRFLINPYGRHFSRVRASDLLLLDADDPSALDRPDAPDITAWALHGALHRRHRHARCILHVHSKYATALACLADSRLPPIEQNSMRFFERVAIDEGFDGMGLGDEAERVSRQIGDKPILLMGNHGVLVAAPSVAQAFDDLYYFERACEVYLTALATGRPLRVASDEVARKTCRQWLDYPDFAVRHFNALQEILDQEEPDYRT from the coding sequence ATGCCCACCGAATCCGTTGCCGCTTTCGACGCTCACGCACAGGACCATGCACAAGCCCGCGCCGAGCTTGCCTGCGCCTTTCGCTGGACCGCCCGACTGGGGATGCACGAGGCGATCGCCAACCACTTCAGCCTGGCCCTGTCCGAGGATGGCCGGCGCTTTCTGATCAACCCCTACGGCCGGCACTTCTCGCGGGTCCGCGCCAGCGACCTGCTGTTGCTCGACGCCGACGACCCTTCCGCGCTGGACCGCCCGGACGCGCCCGACATCACCGCCTGGGCCCTGCACGGCGCCTTGCACCGTCGCCACCGCCATGCGCGCTGCATCCTCCATGTGCATTCGAAGTACGCCACCGCGCTGGCCTGCCTGGCCGATTCGCGCCTGCCGCCCATCGAGCAGAACTCCATGCGCTTCTTCGAGCGCGTGGCCATCGACGAGGGCTTCGACGGCATGGGCCTGGGCGACGAGGCCGAGCGGGTCAGCCGGCAGATTGGCGACAAGCCGATCCTGCTGATGGGCAATCACGGCGTGCTGGTGGCTGCGCCCAGCGTGGCCCAGGCCTTCGACGACCTCTACTACTTCGAGCGCGCCTGCGAGGTCTACCTCACCGCGCTGGCCACCGGCCGCCCGCTGCGCGTCGCCAGCGACGAGGTGGCGCGCAAGACCTGTCGCCAGTGGCTGGACTACCCGGACTTCGCCGTCCGCCATTTCAACGCGCTGCAGGAGATCCTCGACCAGGAAGAACCCGACTACCGCACCTGA
- a CDS encoding choline ABC transporter substrate-binding protein: MSKKRAVPVLAVSLLFASIATAQAAEPSACQTVNFAEVGWADIAATTGLATTLLQGLGYQTKTQMLSIPMAYQAMEMKGIDVYLGAWMPSMAVISKPFLDKGSVERVRTNLVGAKYTLAVPDFAYEAGLKDFKDIARFKDQLQGRIYGIEAGNDGNQIIQGLIDKDSYGLKGFRLVESSEAGMLVEVRRAVRAHKPIVFLGWEPHPMNTQLQMRYLSGGDAAFGPDYGAAVVDTHTRRGYRQECPNVGALLTQLEFQLGMENQIMGAILNDKQKPALASRDWLKRNPQVLDAWLAGVTTVDGQPGAPAVRRYLGL; this comes from the coding sequence ATGTCGAAGAAACGCGCTGTGCCTGTGCTCGCCGTATCGCTGCTGTTCGCTTCCATCGCCACCGCCCAGGCGGCCGAACCCTCGGCCTGCCAGACGGTGAACTTCGCCGAGGTCGGCTGGGCCGACATCGCCGCCACCACCGGCCTTGCTACTACTCTGTTGCAGGGCCTGGGCTACCAGACCAAAACGCAGATGCTGTCGATCCCGATGGCCTACCAGGCCATGGAGATGAAGGGCATCGATGTCTATCTCGGCGCCTGGATGCCGTCGATGGCGGTGATTTCCAAGCCGTTCCTGGACAAGGGCAGCGTCGAGCGGGTGCGCACCAACCTGGTCGGCGCCAAGTACACCCTGGCCGTGCCGGACTTCGCCTACGAGGCCGGGCTCAAGGACTTCAAGGACATCGCCCGGTTCAAGGACCAGTTGCAGGGGCGCATCTACGGCATCGAGGCCGGCAACGACGGCAACCAGATCATCCAGGGGCTGATCGACAAGGACAGCTACGGGCTCAAGGGCTTCCGCCTGGTGGAGTCGAGCGAGGCGGGGATGCTGGTGGAGGTGCGGCGGGCGGTGCGCGCGCACAAGCCGATCGTGTTCCTCGGCTGGGAGCCACACCCGATGAATACCCAGCTGCAGATGCGCTACCTGAGCGGCGGCGATGCCGCCTTCGGGCCGGACTATGGCGCCGCCGTGGTCGACACCCACACGCGCCGGGGTTACCGCCAGGAGTGTCCGAACGTCGGGGCGCTGCTGACCCAGCTGGAGTTCCAGCTGGGCATGGAGAACCAGATCATGGGCGCCATCCTCAACGACAAGCAGAAGCCGGCGCTGGCCTCGCGCGATTGGCTCAAGCGCAATCCGCAGGTGCTGGACGCCTGGCTGGCCGGGGTGACCACGGTCGACGGTCAGCCGGGCGCGCCGGCGGTGCGTCGCTACCTGGGGCTCTAG